Proteins encoded within one genomic window of Microbacterium sp. LKL04:
- a CDS encoding FadR/GntR family transcriptional regulator, which yields MTRAASSPDLGRTVYRPVRGGNALEDTVARLVQTVRLGVVATGESLPSERDLAERYGVSRDTVRQAIGELADAGYVERRRGRYGGTFVADPLPVPAGPVDAAELEDILGLRRVLEAGAARAAASQALTDAARSVLEERHRATVGAAEGEYRRLDSLLHLAIAEASGIPSLLPLIVENRARINAWLDTFPLLPRNIEHSDAQHERIVAAILAGKPDAAEAAVLEHLAGSEALLRGFLG from the coding sequence GTGACCCGCGCCGCGTCGTCGCCCGACCTCGGCCGCACCGTCTACCGGCCGGTGCGCGGCGGCAACGCGCTCGAAGACACCGTCGCACGGCTCGTGCAGACCGTGCGGCTCGGCGTCGTCGCAACGGGGGAGTCGCTCCCCTCGGAGCGCGACCTCGCCGAGCGGTACGGCGTCAGCCGCGACACCGTCCGGCAGGCGATCGGCGAGCTCGCCGACGCCGGGTACGTCGAGCGTCGCCGCGGCCGGTACGGCGGCACGTTCGTCGCCGACCCGCTGCCGGTGCCCGCGGGACCCGTCGACGCGGCCGAGCTCGAGGACATCCTGGGCCTTCGCCGCGTGCTCGAGGCGGGAGCCGCGCGCGCCGCGGCGTCGCAGGCGCTGACGGATGCCGCCCGCTCCGTGCTCGAGGAACGCCACCGCGCGACCGTCGGAGCCGCAGAGGGGGAGTACCGTCGGCTCGACTCGCTGCTGCACCTGGCGATCGCGGAGGCCAGCGGCATCCCGTCCCTCCTGCCCCTGATCGTCGAGAACCGGGCGCGGATCAACGCCTGGCTCGACACGTTCCCGCTGCTGCCGCGCAACATCGAGCACTCCGACGCGCAGCACGAGCGGATCGTCGCGGCGATCTTGGCAGGCAAGCCCGATGCGGCGGAGGCGGCGGTGCTCGAGCACCTCGCCGGGTCGGAGGCGTTGCTGCGAGGGTTCCTGGGCTGA
- a CDS encoding 3-oxoacyl-ACP reductase, producing MDLTQRLRDRVAIITGGASGIGLATARRFAAEGARVVIADLDPVTGQRAADEVDGVFRQVNVADQASVDALFDGVAADLGSVDIAFNNAGISPADDDSIETTELPAWDKVQDVNLKSVYLCSRAALRHMVPAGKGSIINTASFVALLGSATSQISYTASKGGVLAMTRELGVQFARQGIRVNALCPGPVNTPLLQELFAKDPERAQRRLVHVPMGRFAEPEEMAAAVAFLASDDSSFITANAFVVDGGITNAYVTPL from the coding sequence ATGGACCTCACCCAGCGCCTGCGCGACCGCGTCGCCATCATCACCGGCGGTGCCAGCGGCATCGGCCTCGCGACCGCCCGCCGGTTCGCCGCCGAGGGGGCCCGCGTCGTCATCGCCGACCTCGACCCCGTGACCGGCCAGAGGGCCGCCGACGAGGTGGACGGTGTCTTCCGCCAGGTGAACGTCGCAGACCAGGCATCCGTCGACGCGCTCTTCGACGGCGTCGCCGCCGACCTCGGCTCGGTCGACATCGCGTTCAACAACGCCGGCATCTCGCCCGCCGACGACGACTCGATCGAGACGACCGAGCTGCCCGCGTGGGACAAGGTGCAGGACGTCAACCTCAAGAGTGTCTACCTCTGCTCGCGCGCGGCGCTGCGTCACATGGTGCCGGCGGGGAAGGGCTCGATCATCAACACGGCGTCGTTCGTCGCGCTGCTGGGCTCGGCGACGTCGCAGATCTCGTACACCGCGTCGAAGGGCGGCGTGCTCGCCATGACCCGCGAGCTCGGCGTGCAGTTCGCCCGCCAGGGCATCCGCGTCAACGCGCTCTGCCCGGGGCCAGTGAACACGCCCCTGCTGCAGGAGCTCTTCGCGAAGGACCCCGAGCGTGCGCAGCGCCGCCTCGTGCACGTGCCGATGGGCCGCTTCGCCGAACCGGAGGAGATGGCGGCCGCCGTCGCGTTCCTCGCCTCGGACGACTCCTCGTTCATCACCGCCAACGCGTTCGTCGTCGACGGCGGCATCACCAACGCCTACGTGACGCCGCTGTGA